Genomic window (Bacillus pumilus):
ATAGCAGTCGTTGCATGCCCAATCGGATAGCCGTATTTCATGATATTCTCTCTTTGCTTGATATCAGCCAATGCAAATTTATGACCTTTAGCGATGGTCTCTTTTAAGACAACAGAAAGCTCTTGATGGTGCAGTTCCTCCCCTTGCTCAAGCACTTTTAAAGCAATACCGACATTATCTGAAGGGTGAATCACAATAAAATCTTTCATGCCTTCTCCCCCTGACTTTCATATTGATGATTCAGCATTTGTTGAACAGCCACTCTCATGCCATGCTTCTGTATAAATGTAAGCTGCTCCGCTACAGCATGACTCAAATCTTTTACATCTGTTAAATTTCTTCCCCATAAGGGTTCACATGATAGAATCTCGGCTGCGACCGTTTCATTGGATTGGTTTTCCCCTTTCCAGGCTGTCATCATCAAGCCCATTACAGTCTCATCATCCTTTATCTTTTCTGAATGTGCTCGGTAAAAATAAATGAGACTGCTGAGTGAAAACACAAGTTTCATTGGCAGCTCTTTCTTTTGCTCAACATAATCAAGCAAGGACGGAAGAATACGGGTTCGGAACTTGGCTACACCATTGAGCGCAATATCGAGTAATTGATGCTTCACAAATGGATTGCAAAATCGATCCCAAACGGACTGTGTATAAAGAAGAAGCTCATCTCTAGGGAGATCAAGTCCTAGGAGTACTTCCTCCTCCAGCATCCGCCGGATGAACGGACCAACATGCTCATCATCCACTGCTTCCTTTACAGTTTCTAGACCACATGAATAAGCGATTGGCACCATCGCTGTATGTGCACCATTTAATATCCGTACTTTGCTCATGCGATAAGGCGTAATATCCTCTACAAAAAGAACATTCAATCCTGCTTTTTGAAAGGGAAGCTCTTTTTGTACGAAGGCAGGTGCTTCAATAACAAAGAGGTGATAATATTCTGATGTGACAAGCAATTCGTCTATATACCCATCTTCCTTTTGGACGATTTCAGCCGCTTCCTTAGAAAATCCAGGAACAATCCGATCCACAAGCGTATTACAAAATGTATTGGCTTCCTTGATCCATGTGATAAATGCAGGCGGCAGGTCCCACTCAGCTGCCATGTCGATCACATATTCTCTCAATCGATCACCGTTATGTTCAACCAGTTCACAAGGAAGAATGATCAGCCCTTTTTGTTCGTCACCAGCAAATGCTTTAAACCTTTCATATAAAAATGCCGTCAGCTTTCCTGGAAAACTGGCTTGCGGTCGATCCTCCAAGCGATCCTCCTTTTTAAACACAAGTCCTGCCTCTGTCGTGTTTGAAAAGACAAAGCGGAGATCGGGATTTTCTGCTACGCTTAAAAACCCTTCGTAATCGGCATACGTACTGATTCCTCTGCTGATCGACTGAATGATCATACGCTCATTTTTTTCTTGCTCGTCATGATAGCCTTGTATACATAAAGTGTATAAGCCATCTTGTTCATTTAAAGCCTTAACGGACCCTTTTCGCGGAGGAACAACAACGGCTCTTCCTTTAAAATCTGTGTGATCGTTCAGCTTTTGAATTTGCCAGTTCATAAACCCGCGCATAAAATTCCCTTCACCGATCTGCAAAATGGTTTCTGGATAAGCCGCCACAGGGTGCATAGCTTTGGATAAACGTTTCAAATGGATTCCCCTCTCTTCGTGAGATGCACACGTGAACATTTTTCTTTAAAAGATGCTGATTACTGCACCTTTTTGACTGAATCTCTGATCATTAACTCTGTGTGTACATACACTTTTTCCATATGATCTTCTTCTTGTGCTTCACCATTTATGACCGATAGGATGGCTTCTGCTCCAAGTGCACACATTTTTTCGATTGGCTTTTTCACCGTGGTCAATGCAGGCGTGGTATAAGATGAGAATGCGATATCATCAAAACCGATAATAGAGACATCTTCTGGACACGTTTTGCCTCTTGCAAATAACGCATTCATCGCTCCAATGGCCATATCATCGTTAGAGCAAAAAAGCGCTGTTGGCGGATGATCAAGGGTTAGCAGGGATTCCATTGATTCATAGCCATTTTTCATGTGGTAGTCGCCTGTGATCATATATTCTTTCTTCATAGGAATATGGTGATCAATTAACGCTTGGAGAAAGCCAGCTTTTCTTTCCTGAGTCGATTTAAAGCCTTCTTTTCCTTCAATAATGGCGATTTGATGATGACCTTGCTGAATGAAATAGTGTGCTGCCTGGTATGCTCCTTGACTATCATCTGCTAATATATTCATCACGTCATTACTTTCTACTCGGCGATTCAGCACAATGATTGGAATACCCTGTTGCTTAACATGATGGATAAACGCTTCATCGTGCTCACTTTGACTCATAAGCAAAATGCCGTCGTAGCGCTGTTTATGAATGGTTGTATAATCATGAAAGTCGTCAATACCTCTTACAAACAAATTATAATGCTCTGTCATGACGCTATTGACGCCTTTTAACGCATCCACAAAAAAGCTTGAGGACGTGCCTTCTGTTAAACTCGTAAAAAACAGACCGATTGTAAATGATTTTTGTGATACAAGGCCTCTGGCATGGACATTCGGTGAATAATTTAGCTGTTTTGCAATCGACAAAATCTTTTGTTTTGTCTTCTCTTTAATAAAAGGACTGTTATTCAAAGCCCTTGATACCGTCGTATGAGAGACGTTTGCCAATTTTGCTATGTCTTTAATTGTGACTGTCATGCTATTCCGCCTTTTATGATTTTTTACCATCTTATCATAAAACCGCTTTCATTTTCTTGCCTTTTTCCTCATGTGATTTCACGTTGATGATGGGGCTGCTTGGCACGATCAAATTGAAAATATTGCTTGGCATTTTCATAGCTGATTCCTTTCACGATTCCCCCTAACAGTTCAAGGTCGTATGGGGCTTCTCCCTTTTCTACCCAATCTCCAATGATATCACAAAGCAGTCTTCGGAAGTATTCATGCCTCGTATACGACAAAAAGCTTCGTGAATCCGTCAGCATCCCGATGAAGCGGCTGATCAGTCCTATACTGGAAAGAGCCATCATCTGCTCTGTCATTCCTTGCTTCGTATCATTAAACCACCAGGCTGTGCCATGCTGCATCTTCCCTGGTGTTTTTCCGTCTTGAAAGCTTCCAGCCAATGTTGAAATGACCACATTGTCACGAGGGTTCAAGGAATAAAGAATGGTTTTTGGCAATGCATCTTCTCGTTCTAAACGATCTAATATTCTGCAAAGCGGCTTTGCCATGTCCTCATCATTCATCGCATCATATCCCGTATCTGGTCCGAGCCGCTCAAACATTTTCGTATTGTTGTTTCTAAGTGCATTAATATGAAGCTGCATGGCCCAGCCCCGCTCACAGTAAGCCTGACCTAGTATAATGAATGTCTGTGTTTTAAACTTGATTTTCTCTTCTTCCGTCAATGGATGCCCAGACATTCTTTTATGAAAAATGATCTCCACTTCATCTTCTGACGTTTCTTCATATGTCATTTCATTAATGGCATGATCTGAGATCAAACATCCCTGTTCATGGAAAAAATCAATTCTTGTACGGAGTGCATTTAAGAAGTCTTGATAGGATTGTATTGAAGTAGCTGAAACCTCTGCCAGTTCGAGAACATATTTTACAAACAGATCATTCGCTATATCTAGTGCTTTATCAGGGCGAAACCCTGGAAGCACTTGTACAGAGAATCCTTCTTCCCGCAGTTTTTGGTGATATTGAAGTGAATCGACTGGATCATCTGTTGTCACGACGGTTTCAACGTTTGATTTCACAATGAAGTCCCTCGCACCAAAACCCTTTCCTTGCAGCTTTTCATTCACTTTCTGCCAAATGAAGTCTGCGTTTTGTTCGTTTAATAGATCTTCAACTTCGAAATATCTTCTCAGCTCCAAATGAGTCCAATGATAGAGTGGATTTCCTATGGTCATAGGGACGGTCTTCGCCCATGCCAAAAATTTTTCATCATCTGATGCATCACCCGTAACATGCGATTCAGGAATGCCATTTGCTCTCATAGCGCGCCATTTGTAATGATCTCCATAAAGCCATGCTTCGGTGATATTTTGAAAGGTTTTATTTTCATAGATTTCTTTAGGACTTAAATGACAATGGTAATCTATAATTGGAAGGTCCTTTGCAAACTCATGATATAGCTTTTCAGCCGTTTGACTGTTCAGTAAAAACTGATCATCTAAAAAGGCTTTCATTAAACCCCATCCCCCTTATCGTATGAAAAATATTTTGTTCACGTTAACATTTTTATTGTAATCGTTTACAAAGTTGATTTCAATCCTAAAATAGGAAAAAACGATCTCCTTTAGAAAAGAAAATCGTTTTTTGTCTATTTTACAGGAGGTGATTTTTTTAGGATAATCGCAATAGTTGTTCCAGCACCTGGTTCACTCTCCACTTGAATATCACCGTCATGCAGCAGGACAAGTTCTTTTGCTATTGCCAGCCCGAGTCCTGTGCCATTCGTTGGGTCATTTGTATTTGTCCCTCTGTAGTAGCGGTTAAATAAGTGATCGACCGTTTCCTGTGCCATTCCGCATCCGTTGTCTTTCATTTCGATCCGAACTTCTTCATTTGTTTCAGATAAAACAGCTGTAATATGCGTACCTTTTTGATTATGCTTGACGGCATTCGCCAGTAGGTTCTCAATTACACGTCTGAACCAGGCTTTGTCGATCTCAAAAATGACACCGTTTGTTTGATCTTCAAAAGAGGATGGGAAGTCCTCAGAAAAGGAGTTTCTTGAAAACTCGTCCATAATAGAGGCGATAAACTCACCAAGCTCAACCGGTTTTCGATTAATAGGCAAGGCACCATTTTTTAAACGGTACGTGAGGTTTAAATCCTCAATCAAGGTAGACATGTATTCTGATTTCTCACGAATCACCTGGCCCATTTCCATCACTTCTTCTTTGGACCATTGATATTGATCGGATTCGAGCATCAGACCATAACCATAAATCGTACTAAGAGGTGTTTTCAAATCATGAGAAAGTCCGGCAATCCATTCTTCCCTTGTGGTTTGAATTTTTCTTCGGTTTACTTCATTCTCTTTTAAAGTATGCGTGAGCTGATCCATTGTTTTAAGGATATCCTCAAATAATCGGTATTCCCGCTTAATACGGCCTTTTTTATTTTTACTGACTGGAATTCCTTTTCTGTTTGTTGGTTCCTGCAATTTATTTCTTGATAAGAAAATCAGCCAGCGGATAATGTGATAGATCGGCAGTCCATAGCGATACGAGTACCATAATGTCATGACGATGATAACCGTAAGCGCAAGACCCGCAATTAAAATGGTTGTATATTGATTTAAAGCGTCTGTCTCTTTCTCGTAAAGTTCGTCTGGGCTGTATACTTTATTTGGTACAGAAATGATGATATATAGGTTTTTATTCACTTTGATATAAGACAGGTCACTTCTAAACTCCCAAGGCTTCGATTGATACTTGAGCAGTTCAACATCTGTTACATCTTGTTTCATATTGGTATTGGTTCGAATGCCCTTTAAATATTTCCCTTCATCATTGAACAGGTGCACCGATCCATTCATTCTCTTCAAGAATTCTTTCGTTTCAACCGAATATTGAGATAGTGCAGCCAAATCTTTCTCGTGCTGTTTCAAATAATTGGCTACCTTCGTGCTGTTCGTTTTAAACCCATACAACACGATAAAGCTTTTTTGATCAATCTCAATGGGCCAGAAGTACATCTTGTAATCTTTGAATTGTCTTTTTTCAAAGATCTTGATCATTTCATCCTTTTGATAGGATGTTGGAATGGTCTGAGGGCGGTGATAGCTATAGACGTTATGCTTTTTTGAATCAATCACTTGCAGCCAACCGTCTCGTTTTTTCACTGCTTGCTTGAGCTGATCATCGGCTTCCATTTTTCCATCCTCATTAAAATAAAGCCAGCTCATGAGTGTATCTCCATCAGCTTTTGTTAAACCGGTTTCAGCCATGTTCTCGTAGTGTTTTTTAAAATATAAATTCTCAGAGAACGTATGTCCGATCATCAAAATGG
Coding sequences:
- a CDS encoding tagaturonate reductase, translating into MKRLSKAMHPVAAYPETILQIGEGNFMRGFMNWQIQKLNDHTDFKGRAVVVPPRKGSVKALNEQDGLYTLCIQGYHDEQEKNERMIIQSISRGISTYADYEGFLSVAENPDLRFVFSNTTEAGLVFKKEDRLEDRPQASFPGKLTAFLYERFKAFAGDEQKGLIILPCELVEHNGDRLREYVIDMAAEWDLPPAFITWIKEANTFCNTLVDRIVPGFSKEAAEIVQKEDGYIDELLVTSEYYHLFVIEAPAFVQKELPFQKAGLNVLFVEDITPYRMSKVRILNGAHTAMVPIAYSCGLETVKEAVDDEHVGPFIRRMLEEEVLLGLDLPRDELLLYTQSVWDRFCNPFVKHQLLDIALNGVAKFRTRILPSLLDYVEQKKELPMKLVFSLSSLIYFYRAHSEKIKDDETVMGLMMTAWKGENQSNETVAAEILSCEPLWGRNLTDVKDLSHAVAEQLTFIQKHGMRVAVQQMLNHQYESQGEKA
- a CDS encoding LacI family DNA-binding transcriptional regulator, translating into MTVTIKDIAKLANVSHTTVSRALNNSPFIKEKTKQKILSIAKQLNYSPNVHARGLVSQKSFTIGLFFTSLTEGTSSSFFVDALKGVNSVMTEHYNLFVRGIDDFHDYTTIHKQRYDGILLMSQSEHDEAFIHHVKQQGIPIIVLNRRVESNDVMNILADDSQGAYQAAHYFIQQGHHQIAIIEGKEGFKSTQERKAGFLQALIDHHIPMKKEYMITGDYHMKNGYESMESLLTLDHPPTALFCSNDDMAIGAMNALFARGKTCPEDVSIIGFDDIAFSSYTTPALTTVKKPIEKMCALGAEAILSVINGEAQEEDHMEKVYVHTELMIRDSVKKVQ
- the uxaC gene encoding glucuronate isomerase codes for the protein MKAFLDDQFLLNSQTAEKLYHEFAKDLPIIDYHCHLSPKEIYENKTFQNITEAWLYGDHYKWRAMRANGIPESHVTGDASDDEKFLAWAKTVPMTIGNPLYHWTHLELRRYFEVEDLLNEQNADFIWQKVNEKLQGKGFGARDFIVKSNVETVVTTDDPVDSLQYHQKLREEGFSVQVLPGFRPDKALDIANDLFVKYVLELAEVSATSIQSYQDFLNALRTRIDFFHEQGCLISDHAINEMTYEETSEDEVEIIFHKRMSGHPLTEEEKIKFKTQTFIILGQAYCERGWAMQLHINALRNNNTKMFERLGPDTGYDAMNDEDMAKPLCRILDRLEREDALPKTILYSLNPRDNVVISTLAGSFQDGKTPGKMQHGTAWWFNDTKQGMTEQMMALSSIGLISRFIGMLTDSRSFLSYTRHEYFRRLLCDIIGDWVEKGEAPYDLELLGGIVKGISYENAKQYFQFDRAKQPHHQREIT
- a CDS encoding HAMP domain-containing sensor histidine kinase is translated as MNLRTKLFFHFVGQMFIVIAILMIGHTFSENLYFKKHYENMAETGLTKADGDTLMSWLYFNEDGKMEADDQLKQAVKKRDGWLQVIDSKKHNVYSYHRPQTIPTSYQKDEMIKIFEKRQFKDYKMYFWPIEIDQKSFIVLYGFKTNSTKVANYLKQHEKDLAALSQYSVETKEFLKRMNGSVHLFNDEGKYLKGIRTNTNMKQDVTDVELLKYQSKPWEFRSDLSYIKVNKNLYIIISVPNKVYSPDELYEKETDALNQYTTILIAGLALTVIIVMTLWYSYRYGLPIYHIIRWLIFLSRNKLQEPTNRKGIPVSKNKKGRIKREYRLFEDILKTMDQLTHTLKENEVNRRKIQTTREEWIAGLSHDLKTPLSTIYGYGLMLESDQYQWSKEEVMEMGQVIREKSEYMSTLIEDLNLTYRLKNGALPINRKPVELGEFIASIMDEFSRNSFSEDFPSSFEDQTNGVIFEIDKAWFRRVIENLLANAVKHNQKGTHITAVLSETNEEVRIEMKDNGCGMAQETVDHLFNRYYRGTNTNDPTNGTGLGLAIAKELVLLHDGDIQVESEPGAGTTIAIILKKSPPVK